Proteins encoded within one genomic window of Couchioplanes caeruleus:
- a CDS encoding response regulator transcription factor produces MIRVLLADDEAMIRAGVRAILASEPSIEVVAEASDGHDAVERARLHRPDVALLDIRMPRLDGLQAAAEIRRLVPGTAVMMLTTFSEDEYIARALAEGAAGFVLKTGDPRELIAGVQAVADGGAYLSPKVARRVITHFNGGSTSGHLTRGAAARTQLSGLTHREREVLRLVGHGLSNAEIAARLQLVEGTVKTHVSTILSRLGVRNRVQAALLAYQAGLADPEM; encoded by the coding sequence GTGATCCGGGTGTTGCTGGCCGACGATGAGGCGATGATCCGGGCCGGGGTGCGGGCCATCCTGGCCAGCGAACCGTCCATCGAGGTCGTCGCCGAGGCCTCAGACGGACACGATGCCGTCGAGCGGGCGCGGCTGCACCGTCCCGACGTTGCCTTGCTCGACATCCGGATGCCTCGGCTCGACGGCTTGCAAGCGGCCGCGGAGATCCGCCGGCTGGTCCCGGGGACCGCCGTCATGATGCTGACGACGTTCTCCGAGGACGAGTACATTGCTCGTGCGCTTGCCGAGGGTGCCGCCGGATTCGTGCTGAAGACGGGCGATCCGCGGGAGCTGATCGCCGGCGTGCAGGCGGTGGCGGACGGTGGCGCCTACCTTTCGCCCAAGGTTGCCCGGCGCGTCATCACCCACTTCAACGGCGGGTCCACCAGCGGGCACCTGACCCGGGGAGCGGCGGCGCGCACCCAGCTCTCCGGGCTCACCCACCGTGAGCGCGAGGTGCTGCGCCTGGTCGGACATGGTCTGTCCAATGCGGAAATCGCCGCTCGCTTGCAGCTCGTCGAGGGAACCGTGAAGACCCACGTCAGCACGATCCTGAGCCGGCTCGGGGTGCGCAACCGGGTGCAGGCGGCGCTGCTCGCGTATCAGGCGGGGCTTGCCGACCCGGAGATGTGA
- a CDS encoding putative bifunctional diguanylate cyclase/phosphodiesterase codes for MRHSRLWWLWLTVGTLATGSYYLLPEGGMGRNIVYNVIGLASALGIVLAIRLHRPPHPAMWYWFAAAEAVWVVGDIVYEYYQYTEVEAPYPSAADAFYLSAYPMILFALHRMSRDNGRRDLAGLVDATILATGLGLVFWVAMMEPVASDSTAPMLERLVSVAYPAVDVLLLALLARLAFGMAAWTPTMRLLAVGVVLLLIADTGYSLLDLYTDSDGTLLDAAFMLSYVTWGAAALHPSMFPRVAVAQVESRMTAGRILLLATSSLLGPALLLVPRIGGNVNDRTAIGIGAIVLFLLVLLRMSGFVGQVQRQARQLTDMAMRDDLTGLANRRRFERDLGKALHRGGRPVVALLGLTGFKSVNDQLGHAVGDQLLVAVGRRLSTGMDDRAQVARMGGDEFAILIDDATPDSAAAVVDAITAALHDAFRVGGHELLVNGSVGMADATGATDAMELVRRADIAMYAAKTSGETCRWYATELDQQAGEEARLGAELRTALDSGQFRLVYQPIVELPHGRIKAVETLVRWDHPERGFISPVDFIPVAERNGLIMELGAWILREACHQASRWYAELGDVAPEHISVNASARQLAHRGFAALVASALEDSGLSATRLTIEVTETAVFEGGPAVDTLHRLHDLGVRIALDDFGTGHSSLGLLQTVPVDVLKVDKSFVDTITMAGRHAVIATALIQVADGLGLTAVAEGVETAEQAAELERLGYRLAQGYYFGIPEAQPDFRRNRESAVDPAAI; via the coding sequence GTGCGGCATAGCAGGCTCTGGTGGCTGTGGCTGACGGTGGGAACGCTCGCCACCGGCAGCTACTACCTGCTGCCGGAAGGCGGCATGGGCCGCAACATCGTCTACAACGTGATCGGCCTGGCCTCCGCGCTCGGCATCGTGCTGGCCATCCGGCTGCACCGGCCGCCGCACCCGGCGATGTGGTACTGGTTCGCCGCCGCCGAGGCCGTCTGGGTCGTCGGCGACATCGTCTACGAGTACTACCAGTACACCGAGGTCGAGGCGCCGTACCCCTCGGCCGCCGACGCGTTCTATCTCAGCGCGTACCCGATGATCTTGTTCGCGTTGCACCGGATGTCCCGCGACAACGGCAGGCGGGACCTCGCCGGCCTGGTCGACGCCACCATCCTCGCGACCGGCCTGGGACTGGTGTTCTGGGTCGCGATGATGGAGCCCGTCGCCTCCGACTCCACCGCGCCGATGCTGGAACGCCTCGTCAGCGTCGCCTACCCGGCCGTCGACGTGCTGCTGCTGGCCCTGCTCGCGCGGCTCGCCTTCGGCATGGCGGCCTGGACACCCACCATGCGACTGCTGGCCGTCGGCGTGGTGCTGCTGCTCATCGCCGACACCGGCTACTCGCTGCTCGACCTGTACACCGACTCCGACGGCACCCTCCTGGACGCGGCGTTCATGCTCTCGTACGTGACGTGGGGCGCCGCCGCCCTGCATCCGTCGATGTTCCCCCGCGTCGCCGTCGCCCAAGTCGAGTCGCGGATGACCGCGGGACGCATCCTGCTACTGGCCACGAGCTCGCTGCTCGGACCCGCGCTGCTGCTCGTGCCCCGCATCGGCGGCAACGTCAACGACCGCACCGCCATCGGTATCGGCGCGATCGTGCTGTTCCTCCTGGTGCTGCTGCGCATGTCCGGCTTCGTCGGCCAGGTGCAGCGCCAGGCCCGGCAGCTCACCGACATGGCCATGCGCGACGACCTGACCGGCCTGGCCAACCGGCGCCGCTTCGAACGCGACCTCGGCAAGGCGCTGCACAGAGGCGGCCGGCCCGTGGTGGCACTGCTCGGCCTGACCGGCTTCAAATCCGTCAACGACCAGCTCGGCCACGCCGTCGGCGACCAACTTCTCGTCGCCGTCGGCCGGCGCCTGTCCACCGGCATGGACGACCGTGCCCAGGTGGCCCGCATGGGCGGCGACGAGTTCGCCATCCTGATCGACGATGCGACCCCCGACTCGGCCGCCGCCGTGGTCGACGCCATCACCGCGGCCCTGCACGACGCCTTCCGCGTCGGCGGCCACGAACTACTGGTCAACGGAAGCGTCGGCATGGCCGACGCCACCGGCGCCACCGACGCCATGGAACTGGTCCGCCGCGCCGACATCGCCATGTACGCCGCCAAGACCAGCGGCGAAACCTGCCGCTGGTACGCCACGGAGCTGGACCAGCAGGCGGGCGAGGAGGCCCGGCTGGGCGCGGAGCTGCGCACGGCCCTGGACTCCGGGCAGTTCCGGCTCGTCTACCAGCCCATCGTCGAACTGCCGCACGGCCGCATCAAGGCCGTGGAGACCCTGGTCCGCTGGGATCATCCCGAACGCGGGTTCATCAGCCCGGTCGACTTCATTCCGGTCGCGGAACGCAACGGCCTCATCATGGAACTGGGCGCCTGGATCCTCCGCGAGGCCTGCCACCAGGCCTCCCGCTGGTACGCCGAGCTGGGCGACGTCGCACCGGAACACATCAGCGTCAACGCCTCCGCCCGCCAGCTCGCCCACCGCGGCTTCGCCGCCCTGGTGGCGTCGGCGCTGGAGGACAGCGGTCTGAGCGCCACGAGGCTGACCATCGAGGTCACCGAGACCGCGGTGTTCGAGGGTGGGCCGGCCGTCGACACCCTGCACCGGCTGCACGACCTCGGCGTCCGCATCGCGCTCGACGACTTCGGCACCGGGCATTCGTCGCTGGGGCTGCTCCAGACCGTGCCGGTCGACGTGCTGAAGGTCGACAAGAGCTTCGTCGACACCATCACCATGGCGGGTCGGCACGCGGTCATCGCCACGGCCCTGATCCAGGTCGCCGACGGTCTGGGGTTGACGGCCGTGGCCGAGGGGGTGGAGACCGCGGAGCAGGCGGCGGAGCTCGAACGCCTCGGGTACCGGCTGGCACAGGGCTACTACTTCGGCATACCCGAGGCTCAGCCGGACTTCCGCCGCAATCGGGAGAGCGCGGTGGATCCCGCCGCGATTTGA
- a CDS encoding sensor histidine kinase, which translates to MVRGKAYGGLHLLSAEPRDLSMQSGVGIGEADADHQLVQRPVGTVPLVVNLTNLRDRIATAGTGAVLRVSLLWAVMCLSLAVSSTGDGRPWWSLAPSVVAITAGLWLSRFRPLAAVLAVLTVSVLDWRLFVAVLFMGYHAGRRRPVTAGSLGGFAAVAAIGSIVQSLQGSDLYTMLVWLGGAIVLGLFPLLIGSSRRLRAELVISGWERAAQLEREQRIVAEQARLQERARIARDMHDSLGHELSLVALRAGALELAEGLEARHRAAASELRAGVATASERLGEIVGLLRDEADEVPLYPVDEQIEELVVRAAKSGVPVTLHVGGEYDDVAPMQYRAAYRVVQESLTNATKHAPGGSVSVSLGRVEDEIVVSVRNKASPHRATVSPMTGGRGLAGLRERVSLARGVLRAEPCDGGFEVEARIPANPDPDLVSAGEPEPARIGPGRREVSAGGWGAARVRGGEGGVSADGSGAARVRGGGRVSAGGRKSASQRPGRAQVSAGSEPLAVAPAYAAGFRDADRNARRGLVLALSVPSVLVAVLVGTLMLVYAHDSLTSRLAPADFRALQLGAGRDEVADRLPGRQVPERRDTAGPFPLPGATCEYYRSAAGFVPAPFDVYRLCFRDGRLVTKDVLPPPGG; encoded by the coding sequence GTGGTCCGTGGCAAGGCATACGGCGGCCTTCATCTCCTGTCGGCCGAGCCGCGCGATCTCAGCATGCAATCGGGTGTGGGCATCGGAGAGGCGGACGCGGACCACCAACTGGTGCAGCGCCCGGTCGGTACGGTACCTCTGGTGGTGAATCTGACGAACCTCCGGGACCGGATCGCGACGGCGGGCACGGGGGCGGTCCTGCGGGTGTCGCTGCTTTGGGCGGTGATGTGCCTGTCCCTCGCCGTGAGCTCAACGGGCGACGGCCGTCCGTGGTGGAGCCTGGCGCCGAGCGTGGTCGCGATCACCGCCGGGTTGTGGTTGAGCCGTTTCCGTCCGCTCGCCGCGGTGCTGGCCGTCCTGACCGTCAGCGTGCTGGACTGGCGCTTGTTCGTCGCTGTGTTGTTCATGGGCTACCACGCCGGGCGGCGCCGTCCGGTGACTGCCGGGTCGCTCGGCGGGTTCGCCGCAGTGGCAGCCATCGGCAGTATCGTGCAGTCACTGCAGGGCTCGGATCTCTACACGATGCTGGTGTGGCTCGGCGGCGCAATCGTTCTCGGCCTGTTCCCGCTGCTGATCGGGTCGTCGCGCCGGTTGCGGGCCGAGCTGGTGATCTCCGGCTGGGAACGGGCCGCCCAGCTCGAGCGTGAGCAGCGCATCGTGGCAGAGCAGGCGCGCCTGCAGGAGCGGGCGCGCATCGCCCGGGACATGCACGACTCTCTCGGGCACGAGCTGAGCCTGGTCGCCCTCCGCGCGGGCGCGCTCGAACTTGCCGAGGGGCTCGAGGCGCGGCATCGCGCAGCGGCCTCCGAGCTTCGGGCCGGGGTGGCGACCGCCTCGGAACGGCTCGGCGAGATCGTCGGGTTGTTGCGTGATGAGGCCGACGAGGTGCCTCTGTACCCGGTCGACGAGCAGATCGAGGAACTTGTTGTCCGTGCCGCGAAGTCTGGCGTCCCGGTGACTCTGCACGTCGGTGGCGAATACGACGACGTGGCACCGATGCAATACCGCGCTGCTTACCGCGTGGTGCAGGAGTCGCTCACCAATGCGACCAAGCATGCCCCGGGCGGTTCGGTGAGCGTGAGCCTCGGCCGGGTGGAAGACGAAATTGTGGTGTCCGTGCGGAACAAGGCGTCCCCGCACCGCGCCACCGTGTCACCCATGACCGGCGGGCGCGGCCTTGCGGGGCTACGAGAGCGGGTCAGCCTCGCCCGTGGGGTGCTACGCGCCGAGCCTTGCGACGGCGGCTTCGAGGTCGAAGCGCGAATCCCCGCGAATCCAGATCCGGATCTCGTATCGGCTGGCGAGCCGGAACCGGCACGCATAGGTCCGGGCAGGCGTGAGGTGTCGGCTGGCGGGTGGGGGGCGGCTCGCGTGCGTGGGGGCGAAGGCGGGGTGTCGGCTGACGGGTCAGGGGCGGCTCGCGTGCGTGGGGGCGGGCGGGTGTCGGCCGGCGGACGAAAGTCGGCAAGCCAGCGTCCGGGGCGGGCTCAGGTGTCGGCTGGGTCGGAGCCGCTAGCTGTGGCTCCTGCGTACGCGGCCGGATTTCGTGACGCCGACCGCAATGCGCGACGCGGGCTCGTGCTTGCCCTCAGTGTCCCGTCGGTGCTGGTCGCGGTCCTCGTCGGCACCTTGATGCTGGTGTACGCGCACGACAGCCTGACCTCGCGCCTTGCCCCGGCCGACTTCCGCGCCCTGCAGCTTGGCGCCGGCCGCGATGAGGTCGCCGACCGGCTCCCGGGCCGGCAGGTGCCGGAACGGCGCGATACTGCCGGCCCGTTCCCGCTGCCCGGCGCCACCTGTGAGTACTACCGGTCCGCCGCGGGTTTCGTGCCGGCTCCCTTCGACGTCTACCGGCTGTGCTTCCGCGACGGCCGGCTTGTCACCAAGGACGTGCTGCCGCCGCCGGGCGGGTGA
- a CDS encoding phosphatase PAP2 family protein, with protein MPDIFGEWYLAVVKFAAGTPRPIQTFMEHFTELAIVLLAGLLALVWWHARRKADRTMALTLLGGVGVVVSYALSEWAKTYLEAERPCRTFADVVIIANECPPTGDWSFPSNHSTIAGALAAAILLASWRVGLPAVPIGAAAAFSRVFVGVHYPHDVAAGFLLGAFTVLVLTPSLVRPSTALVGRMRGRPLVGRLLTAGTPHDTTMSPAERR; from the coding sequence GTGCCCGACATCTTCGGGGAGTGGTACCTCGCCGTCGTGAAGTTCGCCGCCGGCACGCCGAGGCCGATCCAGACCTTTATGGAGCACTTCACCGAGCTGGCCATCGTTTTGCTCGCCGGGCTGCTCGCGCTCGTGTGGTGGCATGCCCGCCGCAAGGCGGACCGCACCATGGCACTCACGCTCCTCGGCGGCGTCGGCGTGGTGGTCTCGTACGCGCTCAGCGAATGGGCCAAGACCTACCTCGAGGCGGAACGCCCCTGCCGCACCTTCGCCGACGTCGTGATCATCGCCAATGAGTGCCCGCCGACCGGTGACTGGTCGTTCCCGAGTAACCACTCCACGATCGCCGGAGCCTTGGCCGCCGCGATCCTGCTCGCATCCTGGCGCGTCGGCTTGCCGGCCGTGCCGATCGGCGCAGCGGCCGCGTTCTCCCGCGTGTTCGTGGGAGTGCACTACCCGCACGATGTCGCGGCCGGCTTCCTCTTGGGCGCCTTTACCGTCCTGGTCCTGACACCGTCCCTTGTCCGCCCGTCAACCGCCCTCGTCGGCAGGATGCGCGGGAGGCCGCTTGTGGGCAGACTCCTGACCGCCGGCACACCGCACGACACCACGATGTCCCCCGCCGAACGGCGCTGA
- a CDS encoding response regulator, translating into MRVVLAEDSVLLRAGLTKLLTDGGFEVVAAVPDADQLLGAVDAYRPDVVVIDVRMPPTYTDEGIRAALVIRRQHPEIAVCVLSQYVEERYATDLLSVDTSGMGYLLKDRVAHVSDFLDALRRVAAGGTALDPEVISQLLVRHDDPMRRLTPREQDVLRLMAEGRSNGGITEALKVSHSAVEKYVSHIFVKLDLPPTDTDHRRVLAVLKYLGS; encoded by the coding sequence ATGCGAGTAGTGCTAGCCGAGGACTCCGTTCTCCTGCGAGCGGGTCTTACGAAGTTGCTCACCGATGGTGGCTTCGAGGTCGTCGCCGCGGTGCCCGACGCCGACCAGTTGCTGGGCGCCGTCGATGCGTACCGGCCCGATGTCGTGGTGATCGACGTGCGGATGCCACCGACCTATACCGACGAGGGGATTCGCGCCGCCCTTGTCATCCGGCGGCAGCATCCGGAGATCGCGGTGTGTGTGCTCTCGCAGTACGTGGAGGAGCGGTACGCCACCGACCTGCTCTCGGTCGACACCAGCGGCATGGGTTATCTGCTGAAGGACCGGGTCGCGCACGTGTCGGATTTCCTGGACGCGCTGCGCCGTGTGGCTGCGGGCGGCACGGCGTTGGACCCCGAAGTCATCTCCCAACTACTCGTGCGGCACGACGACCCGATGCGGCGTCTGACACCGCGCGAGCAAGATGTGCTCAGGTTGATGGCAGAGGGCCGCTCCAACGGCGGCATCACCGAGGCGTTGAAGGTCAGCCACAGCGCGGTGGAGAAGTACGTGAGCCACATCTTCGTCAAGCTCGACCTGCCACCGACCGACACGGACCACCGCCGGGTCCTGGCCGTGCTCAAGTATCTCGGGAGCTAG